In the genome of Candidatus Margulisiibacteriota bacterium, the window ACCCCCTGATCCCCGTGCCGAGCGCCTTGGAATAGGCCTCTTTGGCCGCGAAGCGGACCGCCAGTTCGGGATAACGGTAGCTTTTCAGCAGCTGGCAGTAGAGGATCTCGCTCGGGGTGTAGACTTTTTGCAGGAAACTTTTGCCGTGCTTCTGCACGGCTTTCTTGATCCGCCCGATCTCGATGATATCGACGCCGACGCCGGTGATCATTAATAAACGGGTGTTACCCAGTCGGCGTACTTGGGGTTGTCGCCGCGCGCGGCGGCAAAGTAGAGGCTCTGCAGTTTCATGGTGACCGGCCCCGGCTTGCCGCTGCCGATCCGTTTTCCGTCGACGTCGACGATCGGCGAGACCTGGGCGCCGGTGCCGCAGAAGAAGAGCTCGTCGGCCGTATAAAGCTCGTCCTGCTTGATCTGCCGTTCCGCCGTTTTGACCCCCAGCTCTTTCTCCGCCAGCGTCATAATGCAGACGCGCGTGATGCCGGGGAGGATCGTTTCTGAGAGCGGCGGCGTGATCAGCTTGCCGTCCTTGACCACAAAAAGATTTTCCCCCGAACCTTCCGCCACCGTTCTCTGGTGCGACAGGAGGATCGCTTCGTCGAACCCTTTTTCCAGCGCCTCGGCCTTGGCCAGCGACGAGTTGAAATACGCGCCGTTGATCTTGGCCCCCTGCGGCGCGGACTTCTCGGATATCCGCCACCATTTGGAGACGCAGACCCTGATCCCCTTGCTAATGTCGAGATAAGCGCCGAACGGCGACACGAACATGCAGAAATCCTCTTCAATGCCGGTCAGGCCCAGCCCGATCTTCTCCTGCGATTTGTAGTAGATCGGCCGGATGTAGATGTCTTCCTTATAGTCGTTCTTCCGGCAGAGCTCGAGGGTGATCTTTTCCAGTTCCGACAACGAATACTTGACGGAAGAATGGAGCGCCAGTTTGGTCGACGTCTCCAGCCGCTGGTAATGATCGCGCAGCTTGACGATGTACATGTTGCTCTTTTCGGCGTTCCAGTAGCCGCGGATCCCTTCGAACACGCCGGTCCCGTAGTTGAAAGCGTGGGTCATGATCCCGATCTTCGCTTCGCTGAACGGGACGATCTTGCCTTTGAAGAACGCGTACTTCATTTACATGGCCTCCGGTGCCTTGATACCCAATAATTCTAACACATTTCGCAGCGTGATTCGAGAAGCGTCGACCAGGACCAGCCGGGCGGGATTGCCGATCACCCGGCATTTTTCGTAAAAGTGGTGGAAGACCGTGGCCAGCTCCTTGCCGTATTCGGTCACCTTGTGCGGCTGGCGCAGCCGCGCGGCCCCCTCGACCACGTCCGGCCAACTGATCAGCTTCAGCATCAGCTCCCGCTCCGCCGGTTCGGTCAGGGTGGACAGGTCGGCTTTGCCCCGGCGTTCTTCCTCCCCCGCCTTCTTGATGATGCTGCAGATCCGGGCGTGCGCGTACTGCACGTAGTAGACGGGGTTGTCGCTGGACTGCTTCTTGGCCAGCTCCAGGTCGAAATCAAGGTGCGAATTGACGTCGGTCGCGGCGAAGAAAAAACGGGTCGCGTCGGCGCCGGTCTCGTCGATCACTTCCTGCAGGGTGACCATCTCGCCGGTCCTTTTCGACATCCGGACCGGTTCGTCGCCGCGGTAAAGCGTCACCAGCTGGCCGATGATGATCTCCAGCTTCTCCGCCGGCAGGCCCATCGCCGCGACCGCCGCCTTGACCCTTTTCACGTAACCGTGGTGGTCGGTCCCCCAGATATCGATCAGCCGGTCAAAACCGCGGGCGTATTTGTCGAGATGATAGGCAAGATCGGCCGCAAAATAGGTCGGCGTCCCGTCGGCCCGGACCAGGACCCGGTTCTTGTCGTCGCCCATCTCCTGCGACTTGAACCAGACCGCCCCCTCCTCCACCATCGTCTTGCCGTTCTTTGCCAGCCGGCCGATCGCTTCTTTAACTTCGCCTTTGGCGTGCAGGTCGCTCTCGTTAAAGAAGCGGGTAAATTCGACGCCGAGCTGTTTTAAGGTCGTTTTTTGCTCGCTGAGGATCGAACTGAGGCATTCTTCCTGGGAGTTTCCTTTGACGTC includes:
- the acpS gene encoding holo-ACP synthase, which codes for MITGVGVDIIEIGRIKKAVQKHGKSFLQKVYTPSEILYCQLLKSYRYPELAVRFAAKEAYSKALGTGIRGFGRSNKGVGWLDVEVVNDKRGKPLIAVKGRVNKKIHVSLSHSRDQAIAFVVLEN
- a CDS encoding branched-chain amino acid transaminase, whose product is MKYAFFKGKIVPFSEAKIGIMTHAFNYGTGVFEGIRGYWNAEKSNMYIVKLRDHYQRLETSTKLALHSSVKYSLSELEKITLELCRKNDYKEDIYIRPIYYKSQEKIGLGLTGIEEDFCMFVSPFGAYLDISKGIRVCVSKWWRISEKSAPQGAKINGAYFNSSLAKAEALEKGFDEAILLSHQRTVAEGSGENLFVVKDGKLITPPLSETILPGITRVCIMTLAEKELGVKTAERQIKQDELYTADELFFCGTGAQVSPIVDVDGKRIGSGKPGPVTMKLQSLYFAAARGDNPKYADWVTPVY
- the argS gene encoding arginine--tRNA ligase, translated to MLQRLELLVAEALTELGVNETKGVKLDIPPRRELGDYATNAAIVCARRLSRQPLELAEAIAARVKSDMFDRVEVVKPGFINFFLNEQFIQQSVLGIIAKDRAWGKGTKGLGTKILLEFVSANPTGPLHVGHGRWAVIGDAIARLLKAAGYGVETEFYVNNIGNQVDKLWESVQAARSGQPVPENGYGGAYIKDVKGNSQEECLSSILSEQKTTLKQLGVEFTRFFNESDLHAKGEVKEAIGRLAKNGKTMVEEGAVWFKSQEMGDDKNRVLVRADGTPTYFAADLAYHLDKYARGFDRLIDIWGTDHHGYVKRVKAAVAAMGLPAEKLEIIIGQLVTLYRGDEPVRMSKRTGEMVTLQEVIDETGADATRFFFAATDVNSHLDFDLELAKKQSSDNPVYYVQYAHARICSIIKKAGEEERRGKADLSTLTEPAERELMLKLISWPDVVEGAARLRQPHKVTEYGKELATVFHHFYEKCRVIGNPARLVLVDASRITLRNVLELLGIKAPEAM